From the Desulfosarcina sp. BuS5 genome, one window contains:
- the nadC gene encoding carboxylating nicotinate-nucleotide diphosphorylase encodes MMTSSNRFYHTLDHLIEISLQEDIGTGDITTENLIDPDIKGRGVLIARESLVIAGIDVAKRVFEILDSDVETESRFNDGDSVVAQEVVLSVEGSLQTLLMGERTSLNFLQRLSGIATYVRSYLKELADKDVCLVDTRKTTPGWRVLEKYAVRIGGANNHRMGLFDGVLIKDNHIAVCGGVKKAVDRIRNRISHLMKIEVEVSNLSQVNEALDAGADVIMLDNMDIPQIKAAVKIINGKAKVEVSGGVTKENLVMLANAGVDIISSGALTHSAGCVDISMRIEAVNS; translated from the coding sequence ATGATGACAAGTAGTAACAGGTTTTATCATACACTCGATCATCTTATTGAAATATCATTACAGGAAGATATCGGCACAGGAGATATCACCACAGAAAACCTGATTGATCCTGACATAAAAGGCCGTGGGGTTTTGATAGCCAGGGAATCCCTGGTAATTGCCGGTATTGATGTGGCGAAAAGGGTGTTTGAAATTCTGGATTCTGACGTTGAAACTGAATCCAGGTTTAATGACGGTGATTCAGTTGTCGCTCAAGAGGTAGTCCTGTCAGTCGAAGGGAGTTTGCAAACACTGCTGATGGGTGAACGTACGTCTTTAAATTTTCTCCAGCGGCTTTCGGGAATTGCCACATATGTAAGGTCTTATTTGAAAGAGCTGGCCGATAAAGATGTTTGCCTTGTGGACACAAGAAAGACAACGCCCGGGTGGCGCGTACTTGAGAAATATGCAGTCCGTATCGGCGGAGCGAATAATCATCGCATGGGATTATTCGACGGTGTTTTGATTAAGGATAATCATATTGCAGTTTGCGGTGGTGTTAAAAAAGCTGTCGACCGAATCAGAAACCGTATCTCGCATCTCATGAAAATTGAGGTCGAGGTTTCTAATCTCTCCCAGGTAAATGAAGCTTTGGATGCCGGTGCTGATGTTATTATGTTGGATAATATGGATATCCCACAGATCAAGGCTGCGGTTAAAATAATAAACGGAAAGGCAAAAGTGGAAGTATCCGGAGGGGTTACAAAGGAAAACCTGGTAATGCTTGCCAATGCCGGAGTCGACATAATATCTTCAGGTGCGCTTACCCATTCCGCTGGATGTGTGGATATAAGCATGAGAATAGAGGCGGTTAATAGTTAA
- a CDS encoding valine--tRNA ligase gives MSSDLLNKAYEPHDVEKRWYDFWEKEKLFEAFEKKLKPSYSIVIPPPNVTGVLHMGHALNITMQDILCRYRRLCGDNVLWMPGTDHAGIATQNVVEKMLQSKGLSREQLGREKFIEAVWEWRKESGGAIINQLKRLGASCDWDRERFTMDEGLSRAVRKVFVQLYEEGLIYKDNYIINWCPRCGTAISDLEVEHEEIKGSLYHILYPFPKKSGGLIVATTRPETMFGDTAVAINPDDERYTNIPSDDVILPLTGRHIPVIRDTYVGISFGTGALKITPAHDPNDFAIGSRHNLPSIKVIDDNGSMTSETGRFAGMDRFECRDAVIKALVDEGFMKKIEPYKHAVGHCYRCKTVVEPNLSKQWFVKIKPMAEKAISAVRLGETRIIPDVWTKTYFDWMENIKDWCISRQIWWGHQIPAWTCDKCSHVIVATDVPLKCPGCGHDTLTQETDVLDTWFSSALWPFSTMGWPDETELLHKFYPTSVLVTGFDILFFWVARMMMMGIHFRKEVPFKDVYVHALVRDENGKKMSKSKGNVIDPLTVIEEYGTDAFRFTLAAFAAQGRDIKMSEKRVEGYRHFINKIWNASRFVMMHIKDSNFDKIEFNLKNLSLSLPDRWIISRLKKVIHEVAGSLDEYKFNDAAGCLYRFVWHEFCDWYLEAVKPALYGNQGEEQLTAAMSVLWRVLHDTLLLLHPFIPFVTEELWHRLPGTSGSIMAASFPSNDSDDYGIVNDSESESKMNLITEIITGIRNIRGEMNIAPSFSLSAMVQSVEQDIVDTVNSYSDIIIDLAGLKTLSASDFVERPSTSVTSVVKGATIFIPLDGVVDFKKEIERLEKELNKQTKELITVVKKLGNDDFLTKAPPHIVDKVREKEQVLREKQEKIEKNLYRIKGIHDDK, from the coding sequence ATGAGTTCTGATTTATTGAATAAAGCTTATGAACCGCATGACGTGGAGAAACGCTGGTATGATTTTTGGGAAAAAGAAAAGCTTTTTGAGGCTTTTGAAAAAAAATTAAAACCTTCATATTCCATAGTCATTCCTCCGCCTAATGTTACAGGTGTCCTTCATATGGGCCATGCTTTGAATATAACAATGCAGGATATTTTATGCAGGTACAGAAGATTGTGTGGTGACAATGTATTATGGATGCCTGGAACGGATCATGCCGGAATTGCTACTCAAAATGTAGTTGAAAAAATGTTACAATCCAAAGGATTAAGCCGTGAACAGCTTGGCAGGGAAAAGTTTATTGAGGCTGTATGGGAATGGCGAAAGGAATCCGGCGGAGCTATTATAAACCAGCTCAAAAGGCTTGGCGCTTCCTGTGACTGGGATCGCGAACGCTTCACCATGGATGAGGGTCTATCTCGTGCGGTGCGAAAAGTTTTTGTACAGCTTTATGAAGAAGGGCTTATTTATAAAGATAATTATATCATCAACTGGTGCCCCAGGTGCGGTACGGCTATTTCCGATCTTGAGGTGGAACACGAAGAGATCAAAGGTTCCCTTTATCATATACTTTATCCTTTTCCAAAAAAATCTGGAGGACTTATAGTTGCAACCACAAGACCTGAGACTATGTTCGGTGATACAGCAGTTGCAATCAATCCGGATGATGAAAGATATACGAATATTCCATCAGATGATGTTATTCTTCCTTTAACAGGAAGACATATACCGGTAATACGAGATACATATGTCGGTATATCGTTTGGCACAGGTGCCTTAAAGATAACCCCTGCCCATGATCCTAATGATTTTGCCATCGGAAGCCGCCATAACCTCCCTTCGATTAAAGTGATCGATGATAATGGCTCAATGACTTCCGAAACAGGACGCTTTGCTGGTATGGACCGTTTTGAATGCCGGGACGCAGTTATTAAAGCTCTTGTGGACGAAGGTTTTATGAAAAAGATAGAGCCTTATAAACATGCTGTCGGACATTGCTACAGATGCAAAACTGTCGTAGAACCTAATCTTTCCAAACAGTGGTTTGTCAAGATAAAGCCTATGGCTGAGAAAGCGATTTCTGCAGTCAGGCTCGGGGAGACCAGAATTATTCCTGATGTATGGACAAAGACATATTTTGATTGGATGGAGAACATCAAAGACTGGTGTATTTCCAGACAGATCTGGTGGGGGCACCAGATACCGGCCTGGACATGCGATAAATGCAGTCATGTTATTGTTGCTACCGATGTGCCTTTAAAATGCCCTGGATGCGGACATGACACCCTTACACAAGAGACAGACGTTCTCGATACCTGGTTCAGTTCCGCCTTGTGGCCTTTTTCCACAATGGGCTGGCCTGATGAGACGGAACTTTTGCACAAGTTCTATCCTACTTCGGTTCTGGTGACAGGATTTGATATTCTCTTTTTCTGGGTTGCCAGGATGATGATGATGGGCATTCATTTCAGAAAAGAGGTTCCTTTTAAAGATGTATACGTGCATGCCCTTGTCAGGGATGAAAACGGAAAAAAGATGAGCAAATCAAAGGGAAATGTGATTGACCCTTTAACAGTAATAGAAGAATATGGTACTGACGCATTCCGTTTTACTCTTGCCGCTTTTGCCGCACAGGGCAGAGACATAAAAATGTCTGAAAAACGTGTGGAAGGATATCGCCACTTTATAAATAAGATTTGGAATGCATCACGTTTTGTTATGATGCATATAAAAGATAGCAATTTTGATAAAATTGAGTTTAATCTTAAAAATTTATCACTTTCCCTTCCCGATAGATGGATAATATCAAGATTGAAAAAAGTGATTCATGAGGTGGCCGGATCATTGGATGAGTACAAATTCAACGATGCGGCGGGCTGTTTATACAGGTTTGTCTGGCATGAGTTTTGTGACTGGTATCTGGAAGCTGTCAAACCCGCCCTTTATGGAAATCAGGGCGAGGAACAGCTTACGGCTGCAATGAGTGTGCTTTGGCGTGTTCTGCATGATACGCTTTTACTCCTTCATCCTTTTATACCATTTGTTACTGAGGAGCTATGGCACAGGTTACCCGGCACGTCGGGTTCGATTATGGCAGCTTCATTTCCATCCAATGATTCTGATGATTACGGTATCGTCAATGATTCTGAGTCCGAATCCAAAATGAATCTGATTACGGAAATTATAACCGGAATCAGAAATATCAGGGGGGAGATGAATATTGCGCCCTCATTTTCTCTTTCAGCCATGGTACAATCGGTTGAACAGGATATTGTTGATACTGTAAATAGTTATAGTGATATTATAATTGATCTTGCCGGTTTGAAAACTCTTTCTGCTTCAGATTTTGTTGAACGCCCGAGCACATCGGTAACATCTGTGGTAAAAGGGGCAACTATATTTATTCCGCTTGATGGAGTGGTTGATTTTAAGAAAGAGATTGAACGCCTGGAAAAAGAGCTTAATAAGCAGACAAAAGAACTAATAACTGTTGTAAAGAAGCTTGGAAATGATGACTTCCTTACCAAGGCTCCGCCTCATATTGTAGACAAGGTAAGAGAAAAAGAACAAGTCCTTCGTGAAAAACAGGAGAAGATTGAGAAGAATCTTTATAGAATCAAAGGGATTCATGATGACAAGTAG